From the Prochlorococcus sp. MIT 1223 genome, the window AGGGAAGAAACATAAGTATTGTTATAACGAAGCGGATTTACAGAAAACCCTTCAGAGCTTTGGTGAAAAAGCAAACTATACAATTCAAAGATTTAAAGGTTTAGGAGAGATGATGCCTAAGCAGTTGTGGGAAACAACTATGGACCCTACTACTCGTACTATGAAAAGAGTAGAAATTGAAGATGCACTTGAGGCAGATAGGATTTTCACCATATTAATGGGAGATAAAGTTGCCCCAAGAAGAGAGTTTATTGAAACTCATAGTGTTGAACTAGATATGGCCTCTTTAGATATCTGATGATTTCAATGCGCTCATTGTTTAGCTGGGGCTTTATTTTGTCATTTGCTCTAGTTGCTCCAGTATCTTTGCCGGCTGGAGGAAGTTCTTTAGCGAGGAATGTGATAAGGCGATCAGGAGAATTAGAACCTTGCCTTGCTGGCGATTCTTGTGATTTGTTAGTTAGCCCTTTTTCTGAATCTAATAAAGTGAGAAAACTCGAAATAGGTACTCCAATGCGTGTTTTGAGAGTTTGGAATGCTCCTGATGGTGGAAGTTGGATACAGGTGCAAATCACTTCTTTTGAATTGATAGAAGTAATTGGATTAGCAACCCGTGGATGGGTTAATGTCTAAATATTATGATATTTTTAATGCTATTATATTAATTTCTTTTGGATCAATTTGTGGTTGTTATATAAGGTTTAAAGCTGTTAATTATATAAATTCAATTAGTAAAATAAAATATCTAGCTATTTTTATAGTTAATACATTTGCGACTTTTTTGCTGGCCCTTGTCTCTAATTTAATTTTTAATAATACCTTAATTGCATTTAAAGATTCAATAATTCTCTTCCTTATGATTGGATTCTTGGGAAGCTTGAGTACGTTTTCTTCTTTTATATTAGCTTTGCAATCACTAATAAATGATAAAAAATGGTTTCATTCTTTATCATTTATTATGTTATCTATTGTTGGAGGTATATTTGCGGCTTTTTTAGGATTTAAACTTGCAAGTATTTGATTTGTTGAGAAATTTTCGCTCAGAGCTACATAACATCATCTTCTTGACTATAGGTTCTATTCCAGGTGCTTTAATTCGTTGGCATGTTGGAAATGATTTTCTAGTTAATATTATAGGAGCTTTTATTTTGGGATTTATTTTTGGTTTTAATTTTAGGATGCCTTCACAGATAATTTTAGGGATTGGCTTTTGTGGTGCTTTGACAACTTTCAGTAGTTGGATGTTGGCTTCTTTTCAGTTAATTCACCTTGGAAATTTTTTCGAAGCATTTACATTTATTGTTTTACCAATTTTGTTTGGTTTGCTCTTTGCTTCCTCTGGATACTTGATTGGCTTGAGAATTAAATCCTATTATTTGGAGAAAAAAATATAGAGTTTTTTCGTAGATTTGAGATGATTTAGTGTTAGATATTGCTTGAGAAATAAATCCATAGCAATAAATTGAATAAGGAATAAAATAAATTTGCTTTATTGATGTTCCGATGAGTGAAACTTCGGCTTCATCTGTTCAAGCTTCTACCTCGTTGGTAAAAGGTCCTTTTATGGCAGATGTTGTTGCTCAGCAATTAGAGGAACTGCTTTCTGCTGGAAATTATGATGGAGTTAAAATTTTACTGCAGCCAGTTCAACCAGTAGATATTGCTGAAGCTATTGGAAACTTGCCTTTAATTTTGCAGGCATTGGCTTTTAGACTTTTAACTAAAAATGAAGCTATTGAAGTTTATGAGTATTTAGAACCTTCTGTGCAGCAGAGCCTTTTAGATCGTCTTAGATCTAG encodes:
- a CDS encoding CrcB family protein, with amino-acid sequence MSKYYDIFNAIILISFGSICGCYIRFKAVNYINSISKIKYLAIFIVNTFATFLLALVSNLIFNNTLIAFKDSIILFLMIGFLGSLSTFSSFILALQSLINDKKWFHSLSFIMLSIVGGIFAAFLGFKLASI
- a CDS encoding SH3 domain-containing protein, with product MRSLFSWGFILSFALVAPVSLPAGGSSLARNVIRRSGELEPCLAGDSCDLLVSPFSESNKVRKLEIGTPMRVLRVWNAPDGGSWIQVQITSFELIEVIGLATRGWVNV
- a CDS encoding CrcB family protein; the protein is MTIGSIPGALIRWHVGNDFLVNIIGAFILGFIFGFNFRMPSQIILGIGFCGALTTFSSWMLASFQLIHLGNFFEAFTFIVLPILFGLLFASSGYLIGLRIKSYYLEKKI